The proteins below come from a single Clostridia bacterium genomic window:
- a CDS encoding DUF4321 domain-containing protein gives MSQRSLGFLIILLVVGGLIGSLLGLALGNLWPVVNYTLPVIGFAPITIDLAIANFTLGFTLQLNVASTVGLLLAFFVYFRF, from the coding sequence TTGTCACAAAGGAGTCTTGGTTTTTTGATTATTTTGTTGGTAGTGGGGGGTTTAATCGGCAGTCTTTTGGGACTGGCTTTAGGTAATCTTTGGCCAGTTGTAAATTATACTTTGCCGGTGATTGGTTTTGCACCAATAACCATTGATTTAGCAATTGCTAATTTTACATTGGGCTTTACCCTACAGTTAAATGTGGCTAGTACTGTGGGACTTCTTTTGGCCTTTTTTGTTTATTTTAGGTTTTAA
- a CDS encoding undecaprenyl diphosphate synthase family protein, translated as MRIPAHLGIIPDGNRRWAESRGLGKEKGYADGLQPGLEVFKLCQKTGIKELTFYGFTADNTKRPRIQRLAFTMVCIQAVELLSQEDADLLVIGKTSSPMFPRELLPYTKKRKRFGQGGTKVNFLVNYDWQWDLKQAFTKKKVAQNPLALLNSCHVSRVDLIIRWGGRRRLSGFLPLQAVYSDFYIIEAYWPDFKPQHFQAALAWYNTQDITLGG; from the coding sequence ATGAGAATACCCGCACATTTAGGTATAATTCCGGATGGAAACAGACGCTGGGCAGAAAGCAGGGGGCTGGGAAAGGAAAAGGGCTATGCTGATGGTCTGCAGCCTGGTCTAGAAGTTTTTAAACTTTGTCAAAAAACAGGGATTAAAGAATTAACCTTTTATGGATTTACGGCTGATAATACAAAACGACCGCGAATACAAAGATTAGCCTTTACCATGGTTTGTATTCAGGCCGTAGAATTATTATCCCAAGAAGATGCTGATCTTTTGGTAATTGGTAAAACTTCTTCTCCCATGTTTCCACGTGAACTGTTGCCTTATACTAAAAAGAGAAAGAGATTTGGACAAGGAGGAACAAAAGTTAATTTTTTGGTTAATTATGATTGGCAGTGGGATTTAAAACAGGCTTTTACTAAAAAAAAGGTTGCCCAAAATCCCCTCGCTCTTTTAAATTCCTGTCATGTTTCTCGTGTGGATTTAATTATTCGTTGGGGTGGTCGCAGAAGATTAAGTGGTTTTTTACCTCTACAAGCCGTTTATTCAGATTTTTATATTATCGAAGCTTATTGGCCAGATTTTAAACCTCAACATTTTCAGGCGGCCTTGGCATGGTACAATACTCAAGATATTACTTTGGGCGGCTGA
- the mreC gene encoding rod shape-determining protein MreC gives MMFTTQRLAGAALPLGGIAREAFAPLQKGVSWLTTSLRDIGAYFNDNRVLREENKEMAKKIIRLEEEIYSLKEHELENERLLMLLEYKEAKAENYDLVMAKVIGRSHTNWYETLLLDQGSQQGILPNMVVINHDGLIGKIINVSPHTAEVLLILDRDGAVGARIFENRHTPGVVVGTSQSQYLQMIHLPHDLPVEPNQTIVTSGLSGVFPPGIRIGRVIEVLPEPGGLMKRTTIKPFVDFSRLEEVLIIKQVRQTEDFIDEPGGEV, from the coding sequence ATGATGTTCACCACACAAAGGTTGGCGGGGGCTGCTTTGCCTTTGGGTGGTATTGCTAGGGAGGCTTTTGCCCCTTTACAAAAGGGGGTCAGCTGGTTGACCACTTCTTTGAGGGATATTGGTGCCTATTTTAACGATAATCGGGTTTTACGGGAAGAAAATAAGGAAATGGCCAAAAAGATTATTCGTTTGGAAGAAGAAATTTATTCTTTGAAAGAGCATGAACTAGAAAATGAGCGCTTATTAATGTTATTGGAATATAAAGAAGCGAAAGCCGAAAATTATGATTTAGTTATGGCTAAGGTGATTGGCCGCAGTCATACTAATTGGTATGAAACATTACTTCTTGATCAAGGGAGTCAGCAGGGTATTCTTCCCAATATGGTAGTGATTAATCATGATGGCTTGATTGGCAAGATTATTAATGTTTCCCCACATACAGCGGAAGTATTACTAATTTTGGATCGTGATGGGGCGGTGGGAGCCCGTATTTTTGAAAATAGGCATACTCCGGGGGTGGTGGTGGGTACTTCCCAATCACAATATTTACAAATGATTCATTTACCACATGATTTACCTGTTGAGCCTAATCAAACTATAGTCACCTCGGGATTGAGCGGTGTTTTTCCGCCCGGGATTCGTATTGGACGGGTTATTGAGGTATTACCAGAACCGGGTGGTTTGATGAAGCGGACAACGATTAAGCCTTTTGTTGATTTTTCTAGATTGGAAGAGGTTCTAATTATTAAACAGGTACGGCAGACTGAGGATTTTATTGATGAGCCGGGGGGCGAAGTTTAA
- the maf gene encoding septum formation protein Maf, whose amino-acid sequence MDLVLASSSPRRFELLKLLGIPFRVEISEGEGEISEPYEWGVQELAREKACQVSGDIVLAADTIVVKEGQVLGKPVSKEEAKEMLIFLSGGWHQVYTGICVKRQQEILQDVELTKVCFRSLTEREIEAYLEQESVLDKAGAYGIQGLGSLLIEKIAGCYYNVVGLPLVKTMFLLRKCGIKILGEEC is encoded by the coding sequence ATGGACTTGGTGTTGGCCTCTAGTTCACCTAGGCGGTTCGAATTATTGAAGTTGCTGGGAATCCCTTTCCGGGTTGAGATTAGTGAAGGGGAAGGTGAAATTAGTGAGCCATATGAGTGGGGGGTACAGGAATTAGCTCGTGAAAAGGCTTGTCAGGTAAGTGGGGATATAGTTTTGGCTGCTGATACTATTGTGGTAAAAGAGGGACAGGTTCTCGGTAAACCAGTTAGTAAGGAAGAGGCTAAGGAAATGCTTATTTTTTTAAGTGGTGGCTGGCATCAGGTTTATACTGGGATCTGTGTTAAGCGGCAGCAGGAAATATTACAAGATGTAGAACTTACCAAAGTTTGTTTCCGCAGTTTGACAGAGCGGGAAATAGAGGCTTATTTAGAGCAGGAGTCTGTATTGGATAAAGCTGGTGCCTATGGAATACAGGGTTTAGGTAGTTTGCTTATTGAAAAAATCGCAGGCTGTTATTATAATGTGGTAGGATTACCTTTAGTTAAAACAATGTTTTTACTGAGGAAATGTGGAATTAAGATTTTAGGGGAGGAATGTTAA
- the mreD gene encoding rod shape-determining protein MreD, with product MPYYGVMFLSGVGCLILQSTLFSHLMIAGVKPDLLLVLVLFNSFFRGPYQGACFGFFIGFLEDLYLGSFWGMNALAKASTAFLVGWLLKGAFWEKILIPILALFLGSLFNGSLLFLMGKALGSNWDWGLFYWKIVPMAIYNTCLVPFIYTRFYYWVGEDTKEQSL from the coding sequence ATGCCTTATTATGGGGTTATGTTTTTAAGTGGAGTGGGGTGTTTAATTTTACAGTCCACTTTATTTTCGCATTTAATGATTGCCGGTGTAAAACCTGATTTATTATTGGTGCTAGTTTTATTTAATAGTTTTTTTCGGGGACCTTATCAAGGGGCTTGTTTTGGTTTTTTTATTGGTTTTTTGGAAGATTTATATTTAGGTAGTTTTTGGGGAATGAATGCTTTGGCTAAAGCTAGTACCGCCTTTTTAGTTGGCTGGCTTTTAAAAGGGGCTTTCTGGGAAAAAATATTGATTCCGATATTGGCCTTATTTTTAGGCAGTCTTTTTAATGGTTCTCTGCTTTTTTTAATGGGCAAAGCCTTGGGTTCCAATTGGGATTGGGGTTTGTTTTATTGGAAAATAGTACCCATGGCGATTTATAATACTTGTTTAGTTCCTTTTATTTATACGCGTTTTTATTATTGGGTAGGAGAGGATACAAAGGAACAATCGCTTTAG
- a CDS encoding bifunctional folylpolyglutamate synthase/dihydrofolate synthase, with amino-acid sequence MEYRQAILKLNQFKSLGINLGLRRINDLLEIFGHPEEQFPIIHIGGTNGKGSTTAMLASILKEAGYQVGVFSSPHLISHRERFMINGEYISEKEFTALFAEVLGALEQVEQDVGSLPTEFEILTAMTFLYFARKQIDLALVEVGLGGDFDSTNVVKHPLLTIITNVSYDHQDRLGNTLVEIAEKKSGIIKANCPVITMSKGEDVLRIIREKAEDLAAPFWEIQREVAWEIISETDEGQAFSLKTPFNDYPQLFVPLQGEHQIENAITAVFAAEILQKKGWRVGSEAIKAGIVKVKWPGRLELIGCKPCFVLDGAHNLAGFMVLSQWLTKRKQNRRLVLVIGMLDNKDWDWAARFLKPLVDAVIITRPNSERTVHWQDLKNHFQGNLPLTCIEDIGEALEKARSLAGDDGLVLVTGSLHLMGKAREILQCSKNNSPGI; translated from the coding sequence ATGGAGTATAGACAAGCTATATTAAAACTTAATCAATTTAAAAGCTTAGGAATTAATCTGGGCTTACGGCGAATCAATGATTTGCTGGAGATTTTTGGTCATCCTGAAGAACAGTTTCCGATTATTCATATCGGGGGTACCAATGGGAAAGGTTCTACCACGGCAATGTTGGCCTCCATTTTGAAAGAGGCCGGTTATCAAGTTGGTGTTTTTAGTTCACCTCATCTCATTTCTCATCGAGAAAGATTTATGATTAATGGGGAATATATTAGTGAAAAAGAGTTTACCGCTTTATTTGCCGAAGTTTTGGGGGCCTTGGAACAGGTAGAACAAGATGTTGGTAGTCTCCCTACGGAATTTGAAATTTTAACCGCGATGACCTTTTTATATTTTGCCCGTAAACAAATTGATCTGGCTTTGGTAGAAGTTGGTTTGGGTGGTGATTTTGATTCCACCAATGTAGTTAAACATCCCCTTTTAACCATTATTACCAATGTTTCTTATGATCATCAGGATCGTTTGGGGAATACTTTGGTAGAAATAGCGGAAAAAAAGAGCGGCATTATTAAAGCTAATTGTCCGGTAATTACGATGAGTAAAGGGGAAGATGTACTGCGAATTATTAGGGAAAAGGCTGAAGATTTAGCAGCACCTTTTTGGGAAATACAGCGAGAGGTTGCTTGGGAAATAATATCGGAAACAGATGAGGGGCAAGCATTTTCTTTGAAGACACCTTTTAATGATTATCCGCAATTGTTTGTTCCTTTACAGGGTGAACATCAAATTGAAAACGCGATTACTGCGGTTTTTGCCGCCGAAATTTTACAAAAAAAAGGGTGGAGGGTGGGTTCGGAGGCGATTAAAGCAGGCATTGTTAAAGTAAAATGGCCAGGTCGTTTGGAATTGATTGGTTGTAAACCTTGCTTTGTTTTGGACGGAGCCCATAATTTAGCCGGTTTTATGGTTTTATCACAATGGCTAACTAAAAGAAAACAAAACCGGCGGCTGGTTTTAGTTATTGGTATGCTTGATAATAAGGATTGGGATTGGGCAGCTCGATTTTTAAAACCTTTGGTTGATGCCGTGATTATTACGCGTCCTAATTCGGAGCGAACTGTACATTGGCAGGATTTAAAAAATCATTTTCAAGGTAATTTGCCTTTAACTTGTATTGAGGATATAGGTGAGGCCTTGGAAAAGGCTCGCAGCCTTGCTGGTGATGATGGTTTGGTTTTAGTTACTGGTTCCCTTCATTTGATGGGGAAAGCCCGTGAAATTCTGCAATGTTCTAAGAACAACTCCCCCGGCATATAA
- a CDS encoding rod shape-determining protein: MFFSRDIGIDLGTANTLVYIKGKGIALNEPSVVALHRETGNVLAVGDEAKQMIGRTPGNIVAIRPMKDGVIADFEVTHMMLRYFIRKAMQKNPGFFYRPRVVVCVPAGVTTVEERAVKEAAVQAGAKEAYLVEEPMAAAIGVGLPIYEPTGNMIVDIGGGNTDVAVISLGGIVTSRSIRVGGDEFDESIVNYIKRKYSLMIGERTAEEIKIKIGSAAKTVLPKKTVLKEDKEWIKEKEREWNLEAAEETDELEYRVRGRDMVSGLPKLIVVSMEEITGAIAEPVAAIIEAIKICLEKTPPELAADIMDRGIMMAGGGSLLFGFDQLVSQQTGMPVHLSEGPLNAVAVGTGKALDNIEILKRLAISNKRIG; this comes from the coding sequence ATGTTTTTTTCCAGGGATATCGGAATAGATTTAGGCACTGCCAATACACTTGTGTATATAAAAGGAAAAGGTATTGCATTAAATGAACCTTCGGTGGTGGCTTTACACAGGGAAACTGGTAATGTTTTGGCTGTAGGTGATGAAGCTAAGCAGATGATTGGTAGAACACCTGGTAATATTGTCGCTATTCGTCCGATGAAGGATGGGGTTATTGCTGATTTTGAAGTAACACATATGATGCTGCGTTATTTTATTCGTAAAGCTATGCAAAAGAATCCCGGTTTTTTTTATCGGCCGCGGGTGGTTGTTTGTGTGCCGGCTGGGGTGACCACAGTGGAGGAACGGGCTGTTAAAGAGGCTGCTGTACAGGCTGGGGCTAAGGAGGCTTATTTAGTGGAGGAACCAATGGCGGCAGCTATTGGGGTAGGTTTGCCTATTTATGAGCCCACAGGAAATATGATTGTGGATATTGGAGGAGGAAATACTGATGTAGCGGTGATTTCTCTGGGGGGAATTGTTACCAGCCGTAGTATTCGAGTTGGTGGGGATGAATTTGACGAATCAATAGTAAATTATATTAAGCGTAAATATAGTTTAATGATTGGAGAACGTACGGCAGAAGAAATTAAAATTAAGATTGGTTCAGCGGCAAAAACGGTGCTGCCCAAAAAAACTGTTTTAAAAGAAGATAAAGAATGGATTAAAGAAAAAGAGCGGGAATGGAATTTAGAGGCAGCAGAAGAAACAGATGAATTAGAATATCGGGTGCGGGGACGGGATATGGTTTCTGGGCTCCCGAAATTAATTGTGGTTAGTATGGAAGAGATTACCGGGGCGATTGCGGAACCAGTAGCTGCTATTATCGAAGCTATTAAGATTTGTTTAGAAAAGACTCCTCCGGAATTAGCGGCTGATATTATGGATCGGGGGATTATGATGGCCGGAGGGGGTTCCTTATTATTTGGCTTTGATCAATTGGTTAGTCAGCAAACCGGAATGCCGGTACATCTTTCAGAAGGTCCTTTAAACGCGGTAGCGGTAGGTACGGGTAAAGCATTAGATAATATTGAGATTTTAAAAAGGCTGGCGATTTCGAATAAACGGATAGGCTAG
- the mrdA gene encoding penicillin-binding protein 2, with translation MSTRKPKAIVQDALRLYWGIMIVMFIALFLRLAWLQLVQTEIYRTKAVSNTMRWVPIEASRGEIVDRNGQVLVTNRPVFNVTLNYPGLKDQDIDQVITDLVEILADPEITFESIKTLLKRQNRLYEPVLVKRDVSMEVVTIIEESRRDLPGVSVEVHPQRAYPYDSLAGHLLGYVHSIKEELDDPAFKDYSINDLVGKTGLEKFYESYLRGQKGYRQVEVTSLNQPVREIRKISPVPGHKLVLTLDLELQQVLEESFDQVLGEVQKRYPKAQAGGAVVLDVKTAQVLAMASRPGLDPDDFNGRSLSQDQADYYFRITPPALGNRVIQGSYVPGSIFKPITGMAGLHSGQVSLEETVRCTGQYWHPPYIKCWAVHGQTDFYKGMARSCNVYFQEIARRAGIRLIGQIGREFGLGARTGIDLPFESVGILPDLEWQAKEFAKRRQRVNQDFDQKVEVLEKEYQALLAKAENKTRLERELASRLRVLEAQRQNEINFQTTWHDFDTYNTAIGQGYNQFTIMQMANYVATLANRGVRHQPYLVEKIVDAEGNLVEKFHSEIIQTTTVSREVLEEVITGMTLTTAPGGTAYSLFWNFPEDIKVAAKTGTAQPGRVGYVKNKDFDGLFIAFAPADDPQIAFAGVIEHGNSGSGSAGLMAKAVFEAYFGLN, from the coding sequence GTGAGCACACGTAAGCCAAAGGCTATTGTCCAGGATGCCCTGCGATTATATTGGGGGATAATGATTGTTATGTTTATCGCCCTTTTTCTTCGTTTGGCCTGGTTGCAATTAGTACAAACAGAAATTTATCGAACAAAAGCAGTTTCTAATACGATGCGTTGGGTTCCTATCGAAGCCTCCCGTGGGGAAATAGTGGATCGGAATGGACAGGTATTGGTGACTAACCGACCTGTTTTTAATGTTACTTTAAATTATCCAGGTTTAAAGGATCAAGATATTGATCAGGTAATTACGGATCTGGTAGAAATTTTGGCTGATCCGGAAATTACTTTTGAAAGTATTAAAACATTATTAAAAAGACAAAATCGTTTATATGAACCAGTATTGGTTAAACGGGATGTCTCCATGGAAGTGGTTACCATTATCGAAGAAAGCAGGCGTGATCTTCCGGGAGTGAGTGTAGAAGTACATCCTCAGCGTGCTTATCCCTATGATAGTTTAGCTGGTCATTTATTGGGGTATGTGCATTCGATTAAAGAAGAATTAGATGATCCTGCTTTTAAGGATTATAGTATTAATGATTTAGTAGGTAAAACTGGATTAGAAAAATTTTATGAGTCTTATTTAAGAGGGCAGAAAGGTTATCGTCAAGTAGAAGTAACTTCTTTAAATCAACCAGTACGGGAAATTAGGAAAATTTCCCCTGTTCCGGGTCATAAATTAGTTCTTACTTTGGATCTCGAGTTACAACAAGTTTTAGAGGAATCTTTTGATCAGGTCTTGGGGGAGGTTCAAAAAAGGTATCCTAAAGCACAGGCCGGGGGAGCAGTAGTTTTAGATGTTAAAACTGCTCAGGTTTTGGCTATGGCTAGTCGTCCGGGCTTAGATCCTGATGATTTTAATGGCCGTTCTCTAAGTCAAGATCAGGCTGATTATTATTTTCGTATTACTCCACCGGCATTAGGGAATCGCGTTATTCAAGGTAGTTATGTGCCAGGCTCTATTTTTAAACCGATTACTGGTATGGCTGGTTTGCATAGTGGACAAGTTTCTTTGGAAGAAACAGTCCGCTGTACAGGACAGTATTGGCATCCACCCTATATTAAATGTTGGGCAGTACACGGTCAGACTGATTTTTATAAAGGTATGGCCCGTTCTTGTAATGTTTATTTTCAAGAAATAGCTCGACGGGCTGGGATTAGGTTGATTGGGCAAATAGGTCGTGAGTTTGGTTTGGGTGCCCGTACTGGTATTGATTTACCTTTTGAAAGTGTAGGTATTTTACCAGATCTGGAATGGCAAGCTAAGGAATTTGCCAAAAGGAGGCAAAGGGTTAATCAGGATTTTGATCAAAAGGTAGAAGTTTTGGAAAAAGAATATCAGGCTTTACTGGCTAAAGCTGAGAATAAAACTAGGTTGGAAAGGGAACTTGCTTCTCGTTTGCGTGTTTTGGAGGCCCAGCGGCAAAATGAAATAAACTTTCAAACTACCTGGCATGATTTTGATACTTATAATACGGCTATTGGTCAAGGTTATAATCAATTTACAATCATGCAAATGGCTAATTATGTGGCTACTTTAGCTAATCGGGGTGTTAGGCATCAGCCTTATTTGGTGGAGAAAATTGTTGATGCCGAAGGTAATTTAGTGGAAAAATTTCATTCGGAAATAATTCAAACAACTACTGTTTCTCGTGAAGTTTTGGAAGAGGTAATTACGGGAATGACTTTAACTACTGCCCCTGGTGGTACGGCTTATTCCCTTTTCTGGAATTTTCCTGAAGATATTAAAGTAGCGGCTAAAACTGGTACAGCTCAGCCTGGTCGAGTAGGGTATGTAAAAAATAAGGATTTTGACGGATTATTTATTGCTTTTGCCCCAGCTGATGATCCGCAAATTGCTTTTGCCGGAGTAATTGAACATGGTAATAGTGGGTCAGGTTCGGC